The segment GCGGCAGGAGGGCGAGGAGCGCAAGCGCTCCGAGGCCGACACCGCATCCGCCGCCGGAACCGCCGCCGCCGTTGTTTTCGATGGAGTTCCAGAGGACCTTATACTGGCTCCTGGGGTCGCGCTGTTCAGAGGCGAAGAGGTAGGGCGAGAAGGCCCGTACCGCCACGCCGTAGTTGTAGTCGCAGTTTTTCGGGTCGTAGACGAAGC is part of the Cloacibacillus sp. genome and harbors:
- a CDS encoding Synerg-CTERM sorting domain-containing protein, with amino-acid sequence GGKEKEINYVPLLRVGLLAGKRGVNRSLLGATEFPLIRAGEERTFSFVYDPKNCDYNYGVAVRAFSPYLFASEQRDPRSQYKVLWNSIENNGGGGSGGGCGVGLGALALLALLPLAWRKKR